The genomic DNA GCCGAGGTCCGGCAGGCGATGCTCGTGGCCCGGGGACGCAGCGGTCCCTCGGCCATGAGCGCCCGTCAGGCGCTGCGGGTCGCCACGCGCGGGAGCGCCGCCTGCCTGGGGCGGGAGGACATCGGCGCACTCGAGCCGGGGAAGCGGGCGGACGTGGCCCTGTTCGATCTCGCCAATCTGGCCTACGCCGGCGCCGAGGCCGATCCGGTGGCGGCGCTCGTGTTCTGCCAGAGCCAGCGGGTCACCCATCTCCTGGTGGAGGGGCGCTGGGTGGTGCGCGACGGCGAACTGGTCACGGCCGACGAGGGCGCCATCGGGCGCGAGGTGCGGCGTCTGGCGACGCAGATCCTCAGCGGGGGACGGCGATGAGCACGAAGGTCCGCGAGCGCACGAAGGGCGGGGTCGGGGAGAGCGTCCACCGCGTGGACGGGGTGCCCAAGGTCAAAGGGCAGTTTCTGTACGGCAGCGATCTGTGGGCCGAGGAGATGCTTTGGGGCTACACGGTGCGCAGTCCCCACGCCCATGCCCGCATCCGCTCCGTCGACGTGTCCGCGGCCCTGGTCTATCCCGGCGTCCACGCCGCGCTCGTGGCCGCGGACGTCCCCGGCAAGAAGGTCTATGGCCTGGAGATTCCCGACCAGCCGGTGCTCGCCTGGGACCGCGTGCGCTACCAGGGCGAACCGGTGGCCATCCTGGCGGCGATCGACCTGGAGACCGCGCGGCGCGCCGCCGACCGGGTCAGGGTTGTCTACGAGGTCCTTCCGGCGGTCACCGATATGGAGCAGGCCCTGCGGCCCGACGCGCCGCAGGTGCACGACCACGGGAACGTCGTCAAGCACGTCCACATCGAACACGGCAATCCCGAGGCCGGCGCCGATGTCTGGGTGGAGGGCTATTACGAGACCGGGATGCAGGATCAGGCGATCCTCGGGCCGGAGTCGGGCCTGGCGGTGCCGGCGGAGGACGGCGGCGTGGATCTCTACGTGGCCACGCAGTGGCTGCACGTGGATCGGGAGCAGATCGCACCCTGTCTGAATCTCCCCAAGGAGAAAGTCCGCCTGCATCTGGCCGGCGTGGGCGGCGCCTTCGGCTCCCGCGAGGACGTGAGCATGCACATCCACGCCTGCCTGCTGGCGCTGCGCACGAGGCGCCCGGTGAAGATGGTCTACTCGCGCGAGGAGTCGTTCTTCGGTCATGTCCACCGCCATCCCGCGCGCATCTGGATGCGCCACGGGGCGACGCGGGACGGCCGGCTGGTCTGCGTGCGGGCGCGCCTGATCATCGACGGCGGCGCCTATGCCTCCTCCTCCCCCGCCGTCATCACCAACGCCTCGACCTTCGCCGCCGGGCCCTATGAGGTGCCCAACGCCCTGATCGACGGCACGGCCGTGTACACCAACAACCCGCCCTGCGGGGCGATGCGCGGCTTCGGGGCGGTGCAGGCCTGCTTCGCCTACGAGGCGCAGATGGACAAACTGGCCCGGGCGCTGGGGCTCGATCCGGTCGAGCTGCGTTTGCGCAACGCCCTGCAGACCGGCTCCGTCCTGCCCACGGGCCAGGTCGTCCACGGCAGCGCGCCGGTGCGGGAGGTGATCCGCCGCTGCGCAGAGTTGCCCCCGCCCGCGGAGCCGGTGGAGCGGGATCCGCTCTCTTTCCCCGGCGGGGCGGGCAATGTCGGCCGCGGGGAACGCCTGCGCCGCGGCGTCGGCTTTGCCGTCGGCTACAAAAACATCGCCTACAGCGCCGGCTTCGACGACTCGGCGGAGGCGCGGGTGAAGCTCTTCGCCGTCAGTTCTCGACCCGTGGCCGAGGTGCACAGCGCGGCGGCCGAAGTCGGCCAGGGCGTCCACACCATCCTGGTGCAGATCGCCAGAGAAGAGCTCGGGATCGAGCAGGTCATCCTTCACCCGGCGGACACACTCGTGGGCTCGGCCGGCTCCAGTTCCGCCTCGCGTCAGACGATGATGTCCGGGGGCGCGGTGCAGCTGGCCTGCCGCGCCGTGCGGGAGCAGCTCTTCGAACGCGTCCGACAGTGGGCGCGGACCCGGGGGATGCGGCTCGGCGACGACCTGGCGGTCGTCGGGGGTGAGGTGGTGGCCGACGGTCGCCCCATCGCGTCCGTCGTGGAGTTCCTCGACCCGCCCATCGTGGCCACCCGCGTGTACCATCACCGCAAGACCACCCCTCCCGACGAACGCGGGCAGGGAGATATCCACGTCACCTTTGCCTTCGCCGCGCAGCGTGCCGTGGTGGAGGTGGATGAAGACCTCGGGCTGGTCCGCGTCCTCCAGGTGGCCTGCGCCCAGGACGTGGGGCGGGCGATCAACCCCCAGGCGGTCTACGGCCAGATCGAGGGCGGGACGGCGCAGGGGCTGGGCCTGGCCCTCATGGAGGAGCTGCAGATCCGGGAGGGCCGCATCCTCAACCCGTCGTTCACGGATTACCTCATCCCGACCATCCTGGACATGCCCCCGGTCATCTCCACCCTGGTGGAGGAGCCGGAGCCGGGCGTCCCCTTCGGTGCCAAGGGCGTCGGCGAGTTCTCCGCCGTGGTCTCCACGGCGGCGATCGTCGCCGCCCTGCGCAACGCCACCGGCCGCGAGCTCAACCGCGTTCCCGTCCGTCCCGACGACCTGATCGGACTCGCCCCGCCGCGGACGAGTCCCGGTCCGCCGCCCCCACCGGCCGTCAGGGGCGCCGCCTGAACCCTCATGCGCACGGTGTTCGCCGGGGGGACGATCGTCGGTCCCGACGGGATCATCCGGGCCGACCTCCTGGTGGAGGGGGAGCGGATCGCCGCCATCGGCCCCGCCCTGCCGCGGGACGATGCCCGGGTCGTCGATGCGACGGGTCTCTACCTGCTGCCCGGCGGCATCGACGTGCATACGCACCTGGACATGCCCCTCGACGACATCGCCTCGACCGACGACTTCACCTCCGGACACGTGGCCGCGGCCTTCGGCGGGACGACATCGCACATCGATTTCGTGATCCAGGAGCGGGGCGGTACGCTCCGCCAGGCCCTCGACGCGTGGCACCGGCGGGCAGAGGGCAAGGCCTGCATCGACTACGGTTTCCACATGACCATCGCGGATCCGCATCCCCGGGTGCTCGAGGAGATGGCCCGATTGCCCGATTGGGGGATCTCCACGGTCAAGGTGCTGATGGCCTACAAGGGCCGTCTCCAACTGGACGACACGCAACTGCTGGCGGTGATGCGCGCCTCGGCGGAGCACGGCCTGCTGACGATGGTGCACTGCGAGAACGGCGACATCATCGAGGTCCTGGTCCGGGAAGCCGTCGCCGCGGGCCGGCGGGAGCCGAAGTACCACCCCCTCACCCGGCCGGCCGTGCTCGAGGGCGAGGCGACCGCCAGGGCCATCGCCATTGCCGCGGTGGCCGGCGCCCCCCTCTACGTGGTCCACCTCACCTGCCAGGTCGCCCTGGAGCAGGTGCGCGCGGCGCAGCGGCGCGCCCAGCAGGTGCTGGCCGAGACCTGCATCCAGTACCTGTTCTTTACCGCCGCCGACCTGGACCGCCCCGACTTCGAGGGCGCCAAGTTCGTCTGCTCCCCGCCCTTCCGGACCGCGGCCGACCAGGACGCGCTGTGGGCGGGGCTCCGGGAGGGCACGCTGGTCGTCGTCTCCACCGACCACTGCCCGTTCAACTTCGCCGGGGAGAAGCAGCGCGGCCGGGACGACTTCACCCGGATCCCCAACGGCGTGCCGGCGATCGAGGACCGGCTGGTCATGCTCTATCAGGCCGGCGTCAACGGGGGGCGGATCCCGCTGTCCCGTTTTGTCGAAGTGACGGCGACCAACCCGGCGAAGATCTTCGGTCTCTATCCGCGGAAAGGGATCCTGGCCGCGGGGTCGGACGCCGACATCGTGCTGTGGGATCCGCAGGCTCGCCGCACGATCAGCGCGCGGACCCACCACATGCGGGTGGACTACAACCTCTTTGAAGGCAGCGCCGTGGTCGGTGCGCCTGTGGGCACCTGGCTGCGCGGCCGGCAGATCGTGGACGGCGAGCGGTTCCTCGGCCAGGCCGGCGCGGGCCGGTTTCTCCACCGGGCGCGTTTCGATCCGGTTCTGACGGGGAGGATCTAGGCCAGGGGGGGACGCAGGGCGAGGTGGCGCCGGTCGATCTCCTCGACCCGCCCCGCTTCTTCCTCCCAGAAGGCTCGGCCGCGCATCCGGCGCAGCGTCTCCTCGGTGTAGCCGAGCCGCACCCAGGTGGCTTCCTTCTGGGCGAACAGGCGCGCTTTCTGCTCGGGGGGCTGCACGTTCAAGATCTCCTCGGGGGTGGAGGCCTGGAAGGGGTGCTCCGTCCAGCGGGCAAGCCGCTGCGGCCAGTCGGGGTGGCGCGTTTTCAGGTCGGCGATCACGGACGGGTAGCGGTCGAAACCGTCGGTGGCGACGGTGACCACGTTGTCCCCCCGCCCCAATCCCAGGTACTTCGCCATCCGCACCGCGGCGATGATGTTGCATGCGCCCGAGATCCCCAGGAGTGTCCCCCACGGCGTCTCCTGCAGCGCCAGCAGGCTCCACAGACAGTCCTCGTCGTGCACCAGCAGGACGTAATCGGTGTTGAGCACGTTGTGGATCAAGGTCACCATCTTGTCGCCCACGCCTTCGATCCGGTGCGAGCCGATGCCGTTGTTGTAGAGGGTGGGACACTCCCGGGGTTCGGGCGCGGCAACCAGGGCCTCGGGGAATCTGGCCTTGATCTCGTCGCCTGCGGCCAGGGTGCCTGCCGAGCCGGGAGCGGCCACGAAGAGGGCGACGCGGCCGTTGCCGTGCGCCGCGGCGGCCTCCAGGGCGGCCGGGCCCGTGACGGCGCGATGGAAGCGGTAGTTGGGCAGGAGCGAGAACTGCTCCAGGACGATGAACTCCGGCCGGTGCAGATAGGCGGCGTGGGTGCGCTCGAGAGTCAGGATCACATCCGATTCCGTGCCCGGGGTCAGGTCCAGCTCCCCGCCGTAGCGCCGGATGCGCTCGTACCGCTCCCGGCTCATCCCGTCCGGCATCACCACCACCGCCCGGTATCCCTTCAGCTGGGCGACATAGGCCGTGCCGATCCCGAAGTTCCCGGTGGACGGGCCGACCACCGTGTGCACGCCCGGCCGGGCCCGGCCCTCCAGTTCGGCCTCCATGAGCGTCGTGTACACCGGCCCGACCTTGTGGCTGCCGGAAGGGAAGTGACATCCGATCAGGACGATGACGTTCGCCTCCACTCCGGTCAGGTCCGCCGGCAGGACCGCATGGTTGATCGTCCCGTCGGGCCGGCGCCAGGTGATGTTGAAGAGGTTGAGCGGGTCCTCTTCGCGGGCGCGCGCCTCGACCAC from Armatimonadota bacterium includes the following:
- the pucD gene encoding xanthine dehydrogenase subunit D gives rise to the protein MSTKVRERTKGGVGESVHRVDGVPKVKGQFLYGSDLWAEEMLWGYTVRSPHAHARIRSVDVSAALVYPGVHAALVAADVPGKKVYGLEIPDQPVLAWDRVRYQGEPVAILAAIDLETARRAADRVRVVYEVLPAVTDMEQALRPDAPQVHDHGNVVKHVHIEHGNPEAGADVWVEGYYETGMQDQAILGPESGLAVPAEDGGVDLYVATQWLHVDREQIAPCLNLPKEKVRLHLAGVGGAFGSREDVSMHIHACLLALRTRRPVKMVYSREESFFGHVHRHPARIWMRHGATRDGRLVCVRARLIIDGGAYASSSPAVITNASTFAAGPYEVPNALIDGTAVYTNNPPCGAMRGFGAVQACFAYEAQMDKLARALGLDPVELRLRNALQTGSVLPTGQVVHGSAPVREVIRRCAELPPPAEPVERDPLSFPGGAGNVGRGERLRRGVGFAVGYKNIAYSAGFDDSAEARVKLFAVSSRPVAEVHSAAAEVGQGVHTILVQIAREELGIEQVILHPADTLVGSAGSSSASRQTMMSGGAVQLACRAVREQLFERVRQWARTRGMRLGDDLAVVGGEVVADGRPIASVVEFLDPPIVATRVYHHRKTTPPDERGQGDIHVTFAFAAQRAVVEVDEDLGLVRVLQVACAQDVGRAINPQAVYGQIEGGTAQGLGLALMEELQIREGRILNPSFTDYLIPTILDMPPVISTLVEEPEPGVPFGAKGVGEFSAVVSTAAIVAALRNATGRELNRVPVRPDDLIGLAPPRTSPGPPPPPAVRGAA
- a CDS encoding pyridoxal-phosphate dependent enzyme, whose protein sequence is MTNVPGPTYAEMRDPRLLPDAFRRRVVEARAREEDPLNLFNITWRRPDGTINHAVLPADLTGVEANVIVLIGCHFPSGSHKVGPVYTTLMEAELEGRARPGVHTVVGPSTGNFGIGTAYVAQLKGYRAVVVMPDGMSRERYERIRRYGGELDLTPGTESDVILTLERTHAAYLHRPEFIVLEQFSLLPNYRFHRAVTGPAALEAAAAHGNGRVALFVAAPGSAGTLAAGDEIKARFPEALVAAPEPRECPTLYNNGIGSHRIEGVGDKMVTLIHNVLNTDYVLLVHDEDCLWSLLALQETPWGTLLGISGACNIIAAVRMAKYLGLGRGDNVVTVATDGFDRYPSVIADLKTRHPDWPQRLARWTEHPFQASTPEEILNVQPPEQKARLFAQKEATWVRLGYTEETLRRMRGRAFWEEEAGRVEEIDRRHLALRPPLA
- the hydA gene encoding dihydropyrimidinase — its product is MRTVFAGGTIVGPDGIIRADLLVEGERIAAIGPALPRDDARVVDATGLYLLPGGIDVHTHLDMPLDDIASTDDFTSGHVAAAFGGTTSHIDFVIQERGGTLRQALDAWHRRAEGKACIDYGFHMTIADPHPRVLEEMARLPDWGISTVKVLMAYKGRLQLDDTQLLAVMRASAEHGLLTMVHCENGDIIEVLVREAVAAGRREPKYHPLTRPAVLEGEATARAIAIAAVAGAPLYVVHLTCQVALEQVRAAQRRAQQVLAETCIQYLFFTAADLDRPDFEGAKFVCSPPFRTAADQDALWAGLREGTLVVVSTDHCPFNFAGEKQRGRDDFTRIPNGVPAIEDRLVMLYQAGVNGGRIPLSRFVEVTATNPAKIFGLYPRKGILAAGSDADIVLWDPQARRTISARTHHMRVDYNLFEGSAVVGAPVGTWLRGRQIVDGERFLGQAGAGRFLHRARFDPVLTGRI